Proteins from a single region of Natrinema salifodinae:
- a CDS encoding SDR family NAD(P)-dependent oxidoreductase encodes MSILDSFRLDQRTAVVTGGNRGIGKGIATALADAGADLVVANRDRDSGVAAAEEIAAETGAETLAVQMDVTNEDDVATAVEAIIDEYNSIDVLVNNAGITENVPAERMDPEDWQRVVDVNLTGVFLCSKHVGRRMIDGDGGSIVNVSSISAFIANHPQPQVAYNASKAGLEGLKTQLASEWARYDIRVNNINPGYIRTNMVEDVLKNDPEMAEEWKREMLLDEMARPESIGALAVYLASEASWYMTGESISIDGGYTVR; translated from the coding sequence ATGTCCATACTTGATTCATTTCGCTTGGATCAGCGCACTGCAGTCGTAACGGGCGGAAATCGCGGGATCGGGAAAGGAATCGCCACAGCGCTCGCCGATGCCGGCGCGGACCTCGTCGTGGCGAATCGTGACCGGGACTCCGGCGTCGCTGCAGCCGAGGAAATCGCGGCCGAAACGGGCGCTGAGACGCTCGCGGTTCAGATGGACGTAACCAATGAGGACGACGTGGCAACAGCGGTAGAAGCTATCATCGACGAGTACAATTCGATCGATGTGCTGGTCAACAATGCTGGCATAACGGAGAACGTCCCTGCTGAACGGATGGATCCCGAGGACTGGCAACGAGTAGTTGACGTCAACCTCACCGGCGTGTTTCTCTGTTCGAAACATGTCGGTCGCCGGATGATCGATGGCGATGGCGGATCGATTGTCAATGTCTCGTCTATCTCGGCTTTCATCGCCAATCATCCTCAACCGCAGGTAGCCTACAATGCATCCAAGGCGGGTCTCGAAGGCCTCAAAACCCAACTAGCCTCAGAGTGGGCGAGGTACGACATCAGGGTCAACAATATCAATCCCGGTTACATCCGCACCAATATGGTCGAGGACGTTCTCAAAAACGATCCCGAGATGGCCGAAGAGTGGAAACGAGAGATGCTCCTCGACGAGATGGCGCGTCCAGAATCGATCGGGGCGCTCGCCGTGTACCTGGCATCGGAGGCCTCGTGGTACATGACGGGCGAATCGATCTCTATCGATGGCGGGTACACCGTCCGCTGA
- a CDS encoding HAD-IIB family hydrolase has protein sequence MTADPPLVLDIDGTLTRPEGWGIDPRIFDPLREWDAPVVIATGKAFPYPVALCHFVGIPELVVAENGGVVYTGDDVFFTADRQAAQAVAEEYRAAGYDLGWGEEDTVNRWRETEIAVNLEQPIDPLREIAAEYGLEVIDTGYAYHVKDAAPNKGDGVETIADRVGIDLADCVAVGDSINDASTFEVVGRSFAVGNADQAATEAADDVLDEVHADGALAVLERVRGAV, from the coding sequence ATGACAGCCGATCCGCCGCTCGTTCTCGACATAGATGGTACCCTGACTCGCCCCGAGGGGTGGGGCATCGATCCCCGCATCTTCGACCCGCTGCGCGAGTGGGACGCCCCCGTCGTGATCGCCACCGGGAAGGCTTTCCCCTACCCCGTCGCCCTCTGTCACTTCGTCGGCATCCCCGAACTCGTCGTCGCCGAGAACGGCGGCGTCGTCTACACTGGCGACGACGTCTTCTTCACCGCCGACCGCCAGGCGGCCCAGGCTGTCGCCGAAGAGTATCGGGCCGCCGGCTACGACCTCGGCTGGGGGGAAGAGGACACGGTTAACCGCTGGCGAGAGACCGAAATCGCGGTCAACCTCGAGCAGCCGATCGACCCGCTGCGTGAGATCGCCGCCGAGTACGGCCTGGAAGTGATCGACACCGGTTACGCCTACCACGTCAAGGACGCGGCTCCGAACAAGGGCGACGGCGTCGAGACGATCGCCGACCGTGTCGGGATCGACCTCGCAGACTGCGTCGCCGTCGGCGACTCGATCAACGACGCCTCGACGTTCGAGGTCGTCGGCCGGAGCTTCGCGGTCGGCAACGCCGATCAAGCTGCGACGGAGGCGGCCGACGACGTCCTCGACGAGGTCCACGCGGACGGCGCGCTGGCGGTGCTCGAACGGGTCCGCGGGGCGGTGTAG
- the twy1 gene encoding 4-demethylwyosine synthase TYW1, whose protein sequence is MSDSANSGGDGASADAEAGPDGDADRTGGPAQVSSPDYHSENHTAAQTCGWTANAIRGEGKCYKYIFYGIESHRCIQMTPVVKCNERCVFCWRDHQGHAYEMDEVEWDDPEAVVDASIRLQKKLLSGFGGNDEVPREVFDQAMEPRHVAISLDGEPTLYPYLPELIEAFHDRDITTFLVSNGTRPEVLRECDPTQLYVSVDAPERHTFDQVVGAMEDDSWERLLETMDVLAEKDETRTVLRTTLVDGENMHHPDWYAGFYQQADPDFIELKAYMHVGHSQGRLDRSSMPDHEEVVAFAEDVKEYMPAFAECRGVPASRVALLAKEKDTWVPKLKKGSEFWERDPVVGD, encoded by the coding sequence ATGAGCGACTCCGCGAATTCCGGGGGCGACGGCGCGAGCGCCGACGCCGAGGCGGGTCCCGACGGCGACGCCGACCGCACCGGCGGCCCGGCTCAGGTCTCGAGCCCGGACTATCACAGCGAGAACCACACGGCGGCCCAGACCTGCGGCTGGACGGCTAACGCCATCCGCGGCGAGGGCAAGTGCTACAAGTACATTTTCTACGGCATCGAGTCCCACCGCTGCATCCAGATGACGCCCGTCGTCAAGTGCAACGAGCGCTGCGTCTTCTGCTGGCGCGACCATCAGGGCCACGCCTACGAGATGGACGAGGTCGAGTGGGACGACCCCGAGGCGGTCGTCGACGCCTCGATCCGGCTCCAGAAGAAGCTCCTCTCGGGTTTCGGCGGCAACGACGAGGTCCCCCGCGAGGTCTTCGACCAGGCGATGGAGCCGCGCCACGTCGCCATCTCGCTGGACGGCGAGCCCACGCTCTACCCCTACCTGCCCGAACTCATCGAGGCCTTCCACGACCGCGATATCACCACGTTCCTGGTCTCGAACGGCACTCGCCCCGAGGTGCTCCGGGAGTGTGACCCGACGCAGTTGTACGTCAGCGTCGACGCCCCCGAGCGCCACACCTTCGATCAGGTCGTCGGCGCGATGGAGGACGATTCCTGGGAGCGGCTCCTCGAGACGATGGACGTCCTCGCGGAGAAAGACGAGACCCGGACCGTCCTCCGGACGACGCTCGTCGACGGCGAGAACATGCACCACCCCGACTGGTACGCGGGCTTCTACCAACAGGCCGATCCGGACTTTATCGAGCTGAAGGCGTACATGCACGTCGGCCACTCGCAGGGGCGGCTCGACCGGTCTTCGATGCCCGACCACGAGGAGGTCGTAGCGTTCGCCGAGGACGTCAAGGAGTACATGCCCGCGTTCGCCGAGTGTCGGGGCGTCCCGGCCTCCCGCGTCGCCCTGCTCGCGAAGGAGAAGGACACCTGGGTCCCGAAACTGAAGAAGGGCAGCGAGTTCTGGGAGCGCGATCCGGTCGTCGGCGACTGA
- a CDS encoding oligosaccharide flippase family protein: MSDATSVSLGGETLKATAAKFTMAAIGFLGTIVFARVLGPTGFGGYYLLFSLVKIADRAVNGWGTAVKKRFSEAETTPGELVGSQALFTLVWMAIVCATTILASDRLVAYTGLPEAPVLFIVLLFAVTLFEPLDLMVQARGRVGASMWTDTLRSLLTFPLQLGLILLGFGAAGMAYGLAAATFLTVPILWYYVRVRPVSPGRETVASLWSYARFSIPNSLLSQAYDRFDIILLGYLLAPAAAGHYEVALKLTVPATFVTMAAASGLMARVSHRHSKGDDLGTDVSNTLAFTSVVAIPMFFGAVAMPKQLVVTFFGPDYAAAAPLLVGLALYHVAKTQAGVLTSVIDGIDRPDVNTRISAVTLALNIALGVALTLVYGAIGVVVATVVAETLRYVLSAAVVKRRLSSVVLLPRTLAEQVAAGAVMFAVIVPVERAVAVDQWYHLLAIVVLGAVVYAVTLAAISRKLRITIKGVLHSSRLDL; encoded by the coding sequence ATGAGTGACGCGACGTCGGTCAGCCTCGGCGGCGAGACGCTCAAGGCGACGGCCGCGAAGTTCACGATGGCTGCGATCGGATTCCTCGGCACGATCGTCTTCGCGCGGGTCCTCGGCCCGACCGGATTCGGCGGGTACTACCTCCTCTTTTCGCTGGTGAAGATCGCCGATCGGGCGGTCAACGGGTGGGGAACCGCGGTCAAGAAGCGGTTTTCGGAAGCCGAAACCACGCCGGGCGAACTGGTCGGCAGCCAGGCGCTGTTCACGCTGGTCTGGATGGCGATCGTCTGCGCGACGACCATCCTGGCGTCCGACCGGCTCGTCGCGTACACGGGGCTTCCCGAGGCGCCGGTGTTGTTCATCGTCCTACTGTTCGCCGTCACGCTCTTCGAGCCGCTCGATCTGATGGTGCAGGCCCGCGGGCGCGTCGGGGCCTCGATGTGGACCGACACGCTGCGATCGCTGCTCACCTTCCCGCTCCAGCTGGGCCTGATACTGCTCGGGTTCGGGGCCGCCGGCATGGCCTACGGGCTGGCCGCGGCGACGTTCCTAACGGTGCCGATCCTCTGGTACTACGTCCGAGTGCGGCCGGTCTCTCCGGGACGGGAGACGGTCGCGAGCCTCTGGTCGTACGCCAGGTTCAGCATTCCGAACTCGCTGCTGAGCCAGGCCTACGATCGGTTCGACATCATCCTGCTGGGCTACCTGTTGGCGCCCGCCGCTGCCGGCCACTACGAGGTCGCGCTCAAACTCACGGTTCCGGCGACGTTCGTGACGATGGCCGCCGCGAGCGGACTGATGGCGCGGGTGAGCCACCGGCACAGCAAGGGGGACGACCTCGGCACGGACGTCTCGAACACGTTGGCGTTTACGAGCGTCGTCGCGATCCCGATGTTCTTCGGGGCCGTCGCGATGCCGAAGCAACTCGTCGTGACGTTCTTCGGTCCCGACTACGCCGCCGCCGCGCCGCTTCTCGTCGGACTCGCGCTGTATCACGTCGCGAAGACCCAGGCCGGCGTGCTCACGAGCGTGATCGACGGGATCGATCGGCCGGACGTCAACACGCGCATCTCGGCGGTGACGCTGGCACTCAACATCGCGCTCGGCGTGGCGCTGACGCTCGTCTACGGGGCAATCGGCGTCGTGGTCGCGACGGTCGTCGCCGAGACGCTCCGATACGTCCTCTCGGCCGCCGTCGTCAAACGGCGGCTATCGTCCGTCGTCCTGCTTCCGCGGACGCTTGCCGAACAGGTCGCGGCCGGTGCCGTGATGTTCGCCGTGATCGTGCCCGTCGAACGCGCCGTCGCCGTCGATCAGTGGTATCACCTCCTCGCGATCGTCGTCCTGGGTGCGGTCGTGTACGCCGTCACGCTGGCGGCGATCAGTCGCAAACTCCGGATCACGATCAAGGGCGTCCTCCACAGTTCGCGACTCGATCTGTAG
- a CDS encoding sulfatase-like hydrolase/transferase, whose product MIGTATMGDEPSIALIVLDTLRADSFDEHFDWLPGVQFTNAWSTTHWTAPAHASLFTGRYASEVGVTITSQAFDRHATRLPELLQDRGYRTRAFSCNVNISEQLGWHHGFDEFDGGWRLRGLGEDVFDWDEFIADHRSDGPERYVRALWRCVDGDCDTVQSLRQGALMKLRDMGLKGRHPDDGAAEFLEYVRERSWNDDPEFLFTNLMEAHLPYDPPDEYRTYPDEEPPHFDSVKATLGEPSADPDRIATAYDDAVRYLSDIYRDIYRELAEEFDYVVTLADHGEALGEYGAWQHGGGLHPPVTRVPLVVSAPGPNADDRTPNADGEERATRDALANLLDVHATVLDLAEIQSEHRRGESLRPLLSGDPVAPEPRSNALLEYHGISKRRALALEDDGYDVAPVDRERYGIATAGCYYFEGIFEDRLLGDCDQATLESELERLLADLETRDGLDETDLSGLESQLEDLGYL is encoded by the coding sequence ATGATCGGAACCGCGACTATGGGAGACGAGCCATCTATCGCCCTCATCGTGCTCGATACGCTTCGGGCGGATTCGTTCGACGAGCACTTCGATTGGTTGCCCGGCGTGCAGTTCACGAACGCGTGGAGCACGACTCACTGGACGGCCCCGGCCCACGCCTCGCTGTTCACCGGCCGCTACGCGAGCGAGGTCGGCGTGACGATCACGTCCCAAGCGTTCGATCGGCACGCCACTCGCCTCCCCGAACTGCTGCAGGATCGCGGCTATCGGACGCGAGCGTTCAGCTGTAACGTCAACATCTCCGAACAGTTGGGCTGGCACCACGGGTTCGACGAGTTCGACGGCGGCTGGCGGCTTCGCGGCCTCGGCGAGGACGTCTTCGACTGGGACGAGTTCATCGCGGACCACCGATCGGACGGTCCGGAACGGTACGTCCGTGCGCTCTGGCGCTGCGTCGACGGCGACTGCGATACGGTCCAATCGCTGCGGCAAGGCGCCCTGATGAAACTCCGGGACATGGGACTGAAGGGCCGCCACCCCGACGACGGTGCGGCGGAGTTTCTGGAGTACGTCCGAGAGCGGTCGTGGAACGACGATCCCGAGTTCCTCTTCACGAATCTCATGGAGGCGCACTTGCCGTACGACCCGCCGGACGAGTACCGCACCTATCCCGACGAGGAGCCGCCGCACTTCGACAGCGTGAAAGCGACGCTCGGGGAGCCGTCGGCCGACCCGGATCGGATCGCGACCGCGTACGACGACGCCGTGCGGTACCTCTCGGACATCTATCGGGACATCTACCGGGAACTCGCCGAGGAGTTCGACTACGTCGTGACACTCGCCGACCACGGCGAAGCGCTCGGAGAGTACGGCGCCTGGCAACACGGCGGCGGTCTCCACCCCCCGGTGACGCGCGTCCCGCTCGTCGTCTCCGCGCCCGGTCCGAACGCCGACGACCGGACCCCCAACGCGGACGGCGAGGAGCGAGCGACGCGGGACGCCCTCGCGAACCTGCTCGACGTCCACGCGACGGTGCTCGACCTCGCGGAAATCCAGTCGGAACACCGCCGCGGCGAATCGCTCCGTCCGCTGCTCTCGGGCGACCCCGTCGCGCCGGAACCGCGGTCGAACGCGCTGCTGGAGTACCACGGGATCTCGAAGCGGCGAGCGCTCGCGCTCGAGGACGACGGCTACGACGTCGCACCCGTCGACCGCGAACGGTACGGCATCGCGACAGCCGGCTGCTACTACTTCGAGGGCATCTTCGAGGACCGGCTGCTCGGCGACTGCGACCAGGCGACCCTCGAGTCGGAACTCGAGCGGCTGCTCGCCGACCTCGAAACGCGGGACGGCCTCGACGAAACGGATCTATCAGGTCTGGAATCTCAGCTCGAGGACCTGGGGTACCTGTGA
- a CDS encoding polysaccharide pyruvyl transferase family protein, translated as MRILLLRTWTTNIGNGFIDYGARAMLERAFPDAEIVETGGYPNHASDTAALWGGTRKLARMTGFDRSDYESPTHPIRRNAVNVSELIDADLAVLPGCVLSRPTFRKYYDTLRELRERGVPIVIVGGGGEEYDQDERKYVETVFDALDIEVLLTRDRTAYEEYGDLVEYRYDGIDCSLFLGDRHRPPDANQAFDVHTFDKLEEPDIDGASTVIRPDHAPFDEPYHFPVGERARELAGLETPLFETENVFVSDLVTDYLFLYANADVVRSDRIHACLPALTYGNRAQFYFDTPRANLFDRVPIDGDVTAEPVSFDMDELEREKDAQVEALEEGVATVL; from the coding sequence ATGCGAATCCTGCTTCTGCGAACGTGGACGACGAACATCGGGAACGGATTCATCGATTACGGGGCAAGAGCGATGCTCGAACGGGCGTTTCCCGACGCGGAGATCGTCGAAACGGGGGGTTATCCCAACCACGCGTCGGACACCGCGGCGCTGTGGGGCGGAACCCGGAAGCTCGCTCGGATGACGGGGTTCGATCGCTCCGACTACGAGTCGCCGACCCACCCGATCCGCCGGAACGCGGTGAACGTCAGCGAGCTGATCGATGCTGACCTAGCCGTCCTCCCGGGATGCGTGCTCTCCAGGCCGACCTTCCGCAAGTACTACGATACGCTCCGGGAACTCAGGGAGCGGGGCGTGCCGATCGTTATCGTCGGCGGGGGCGGCGAAGAGTACGATCAGGACGAACGGAAGTACGTGGAGACCGTGTTCGACGCGCTGGATATCGAGGTCCTGCTCACGCGGGACCGGACCGCCTACGAGGAGTACGGCGATCTCGTCGAATACAGGTACGACGGCATCGACTGTTCGCTATTCCTCGGCGACCGGCATCGGCCGCCGGACGCGAACCAGGCGTTCGACGTCCACACGTTCGACAAACTCGAGGAACCCGATATCGACGGCGCGTCGACGGTCATCAGGCCCGATCACGCGCCCTTCGACGAACCGTACCACTTCCCGGTCGGCGAACGGGCGAGGGAACTGGCCGGCCTCGAGACGCCGCTGTTCGAGACGGAGAACGTCTTCGTCTCCGATCTCGTGACCGATTACCTCTTCCTCTACGCCAACGCGGACGTGGTGCGGTCCGACCGGATCCACGCCTGCCTCCCCGCGCTGACCTACGGCAACAGGGCCCAGTTCTACTTCGACACCCCCAGAGCGAACCTGTTCGACCGGGTCCCGATCGACGGGGACGTCACGGCCGAGCCGGTCTCGTTCGATATGGACGAACTCGAGCGGGAGAAGGACGCGCAGGTCGAGGCTCTCGAAGAGGGGGTCGCGACCGTCCTGTGA
- a CDS encoding alkaline phosphatase family protein: protein MTVVVLALDALDAGLVDYFDLDAVRLGSGGEIETFANTQDVPYTPEVWATVATGLEPAEHGITGGGTSEWENPALDLASTVTGHLDESTRGTLGKLVRSRTGTRERIGETDRESMFDADDAVVHNWPGVHDGEPLQRAWDLMNAVAEGMSRSEFERELFGLCAQQFGWAREMLEHPVSIAGVHVHTLDAAGHAYADDEAALRRAYGRVGGFVEEVADALGEDDDLLVVSDHGMRTAFYPPDDGEKPASHSWRAYASSTAETCPESVYDVRAWVEERAKGSATATGTDEGIDMPTDRLRELGYLD from the coding sequence ATGACGGTCGTCGTACTGGCGCTGGACGCGCTCGACGCCGGACTGGTCGACTACTTCGATCTCGACGCCGTCCGCCTCGGGTCGGGCGGGGAGATCGAGACGTTCGCGAACACGCAGGACGTCCCGTACACGCCAGAGGTCTGGGCGACCGTCGCGACCGGGCTCGAACCGGCCGAGCACGGGATCACCGGCGGCGGAACGAGCGAGTGGGAAAACCCCGCGCTCGACCTCGCGTCGACCGTCACCGGGCACCTCGACGAGTCGACTCGGGGGACGCTCGGCAAACTGGTTCGGTCGCGGACCGGCACGCGCGAGCGGATCGGCGAGACGGACCGAGAGTCGATGTTCGACGCCGACGACGCGGTCGTCCACAACTGGCCAGGCGTCCACGACGGCGAGCCGCTCCAGCGGGCCTGGGACCTGATGAACGCCGTGGCGGAGGGGATGTCCCGCAGCGAGTTCGAGCGCGAACTGTTCGGGCTCTGCGCCCAGCAGTTCGGCTGGGCGCGCGAGATGCTCGAACACCCCGTCTCGATCGCTGGCGTCCACGTCCACACGCTGGACGCGGCGGGCCACGCCTACGCCGACGACGAGGCCGCGTTGCGTCGGGCCTACGGCCGCGTCGGGGGGTTCGTCGAGGAGGTCGCCGACGCCCTCGGCGAGGACGACGACCTCCTCGTCGTCAGCGATCACGGCATGCGGACCGCGTTCTACCCGCCGGACGACGGCGAGAAGCCGGCGAGTCACTCCTGGCGCGCGTACGCGAGTTCCACGGCGGAGACCTGCCCGGAGTCGGTCTACGACGTGCGGGCGTGGGTCGAGGAACGTGCGAAAGGCTCCGCGACCGCGACCGGAACCGACGAGGGGATCGACATGCCGACCGACCGCCTGCGCGAACTCGGCTATCTCGACTGA
- a CDS encoding sulfatase-like hydrolase/transferase, with protein MTETTLLVTIDSLRTDHVQYMPRTREFLDDTHDAAFATSTATPGSFPAIIGGEYPAGNGLETEASVANEFDVHCVGITTNHLLSQEYGYATGFDSFTSPKGGGESLKDKGAILLERGSLPYKIASWGYNRYQQLRSYVDETEKSFRPADAVVDQFLDEVAGRDEWFAWLHFMEPHHPYDPDGADVDRATAQRITRRVLSDRGSAEDEALVRDLYRREVAELDAALESLWASIPDETRVVCCGDHGELLGEDGLWGHPGEMRPELLNVPFGTRNAPEVGEVVSLVDVPTILTGAEHGSGTFDRDTAFAAYGDRKAAMTAEHIATDDGTYRLDDGEPVDDPALERERERFDPAYVVKEDALQEDLEDLGYA; from the coding sequence ATGACAGAGACGACCCTGCTAGTCACGATCGATTCGCTCAGAACCGATCACGTCCAGTACATGCCCCGAACCCGGGAGTTCCTGGACGACACCCACGACGCCGCGTTCGCCACGAGCACCGCGACGCCCGGCAGCTTCCCGGCGATCATCGGCGGGGAGTACCCGGCCGGAAATGGCCTCGAGACGGAGGCTAGTGTCGCGAACGAGTTCGACGTCCACTGCGTCGGTATCACGACGAATCACCTGCTCTCTCAGGAGTACGGCTACGCGACCGGGTTCGACTCGTTCACGTCACCGAAAGGCGGCGGCGAGTCGCTGAAGGACAAGGGCGCGATCCTGCTCGAGCGCGGGTCGCTCCCGTACAAGATCGCCAGTTGGGGCTACAACCGCTATCAGCAGCTTCGGAGCTACGTCGACGAGACTGAGAAGTCGTTCCGACCCGCGGACGCCGTCGTCGACCAGTTCTTAGACGAGGTCGCCGGTCGCGACGAGTGGTTCGCCTGGCTGCACTTCATGGAGCCCCACCACCCGTACGATCCCGACGGCGCGGACGTCGACCGGGCGACGGCACAGCGGATCACCCGTCGCGTGCTCTCGGACCGCGGCTCGGCGGAGGACGAAGCCCTCGTTCGGGACCTCTACCGGCGGGAGGTCGCCGAACTCGACGCGGCCCTCGAGTCCCTGTGGGCGTCGATCCCCGACGAGACCCGCGTCGTCTGCTGCGGCGATCACGGCGAACTGCTCGGCGAGGACGGGCTGTGGGGCCACCCGGGAGAGATGCGCCCCGAACTGCTGAACGTCCCGTTCGGCACGCGGAACGCCCCCGAGGTCGGGGAGGTCGTCTCGCTGGTCGACGTCCCGACGATCCTGACGGGCGCCGAACACGGCAGCGGCACGTTCGATCGCGACACCGCCTTCGCCGCCTACGGGGATCGAAAGGCTGCGATGACCGCTGAACACATCGCGACGGACGACGGCACGTACCGACTCGACGACGGCGAGCCTGTCGACGATCCCGCCCTCGAGCGGGAGCGCGAACGGTTCGACCCCGCCTACGTCGTCAAGGAAGACGCGCTGCAGGAAGATCTGGAGGATCTCGGTTACGCATGA
- a CDS encoding sulfatase-like hydrolase/transferase — protein sequence MTGADRPNVVVVCLDTVRKDVYDRYATGLRERAAVRFEGMRALGGWSVPSHAGLLTGSVPSETGVHAHQRRFDPIDVEDTWIAPLARQGYESVCVTANIYASPVFGFDRFFDRTIPVSPSRRLPAGMDVQRHISDRSTEGMGAYADFVRQALDHEHPLRSLCNGVLLKLDDVSRKLPIEKPTDFGGRAIARSLEREITERDGPVLAFANFMDAHGPHTPFRGLDDSIHGVSADFHSSSFRDSDVNVADGLGEFGPDVERVRRLYAATVEYLDRIVADLVTALERDDRESILIVTADHGENLGYESDGHLMNHMSSLSEGLLHVPFDVVTTGDRALELAVDDTGADGAARPVDVDGLSSHADLGDVIRSLANEDPFDPFSFERERARAEIVGSGSGIPEGGDESYWDRGQRVVYEGERKYYRDQLGTEAVYDVSGPPSKQVERPDETVPDGVFESAFGDWITDGERTDAAEVDQASRARLEDLGYL from the coding sequence ATGACCGGAGCCGACCGACCGAACGTCGTCGTCGTCTGTCTCGACACCGTCAGGAAAGACGTCTACGATCGGTACGCGACCGGGCTGCGGGAGCGGGCCGCCGTCCGCTTCGAGGGGATGCGAGCGCTCGGCGGCTGGAGCGTCCCGAGTCACGCCGGACTGCTGACGGGGTCGGTCCCGTCGGAAACGGGCGTGCACGCCCACCAGCGCCGGTTCGATCCGATCGACGTCGAGGACACCTGGATCGCGCCACTCGCGCGCCAGGGGTACGAGTCGGTTTGCGTCACGGCGAACATCTACGCGAGCCCCGTCTTCGGATTCGACCGGTTCTTCGATCGGACGATCCCCGTCTCACCGAGTCGCAGACTGCCGGCTGGGATGGACGTCCAACGGCACATTTCCGACCGGTCGACCGAGGGAATGGGGGCTTACGCCGATTTCGTCCGCCAGGCGCTAGACCACGAGCATCCGCTGCGATCGCTGTGCAACGGTGTCCTGCTCAAACTGGACGACGTGAGTCGGAAACTGCCGATCGAGAAACCGACCGATTTCGGCGGGCGGGCGATCGCTCGGTCCCTCGAGCGGGAGATCACCGAGCGCGACGGCCCGGTGCTGGCTTTCGCCAACTTCATGGACGCTCACGGGCCCCACACCCCGTTCCGCGGGTTGGATGACTCGATTCACGGCGTTTCGGCCGACTTCCACTCGAGTTCGTTCCGGGACTCGGACGTGAACGTCGCGGACGGCCTCGGCGAGTTCGGTCCGGACGTCGAGCGCGTCCGCCGGCTGTACGCCGCGACGGTGGAGTACCTCGATCGGATCGTCGCCGACCTGGTGACCGCGTTAGAGCGCGATGACCGCGAGTCGATCCTGATCGTCACGGCCGATCACGGCGAGAACCTCGGCTACGAATCGGACGGCCACCTCATGAACCACATGAGCAGCCTCTCGGAGGGGCTGTTGCACGTCCCGTTCGACGTCGTCACCACCGGCGACCGCGCCCTCGAGCTCGCGGTCGACGACACGGGCGCCGACGGCGCCGCCCGTCCCGTCGACGTCGACGGGCTCAGTTCCCACGCCGACCTCGGCGACGTGATCCGGTCGCTCGCGAACGAGGACCCGTTCGATCCGTTCTCGTTCGAGCGCGAGCGCGCTCGCGCCGAGATCGTCGGCTCCGGCTCCGGCATCCCGGAGGGCGGGGACGAGTCGTACTGGGACCGAGGACAGCGGGTCGTCTACGAGGGCGAGCGGAAGTACTACCGCGACCAGCTCGGCACCGAGGCGGTGTACGACGTCTCCGGGCCGCCGTCGAAACAGGTCGAACGACCGGACGAGACGGTCCCGGACGGCGTCTTCGAATCCGCCTTCGGCGACTGGATCACCGACGGCGAGCGGACCGACGCCGCGGAGGTCGACCAGGCGAGTCGCGCGCGACTGGAGGATCTGGGATACCTATGA